The proteins below are encoded in one region of Podarcis raffonei isolate rPodRaf1 chromosome 8, rPodRaf1.pri, whole genome shotgun sequence:
- the MYPOP gene encoding myb-related transcription factor, partner of profilin yields MSGESEEITRLRKPRFSYEENQILIQEVRANYAKLYGTQSRRVTVAERRRVWEGIAAKINSITSWKRTGQEVQKRWNDFKRRTKEKLARVPHSTQGAGSACDETFSAEEETIFAILGPGVVMGAGGVEPGALQNTTGFATPSYRLAAEHGADMPARGNLSCSPETSARTSCCTLNGGLLRPKERDSPAPPSAQPASLQIIQMAPSPASLGCRPHPEHSPAEPLGSTPCPSASPPLRRRRTRLDLPAEPPLDFLQAQRETAEAVRELTYTLRQGLERLTDVVAALLPLLPAQANGLLPPQGESPSPAPPAPSSETPPPRGTFATKEEPSPERKEDEGGPVPEEGQPAAKSGPSPAPQKRRKGIPTRKRRGRWKNL; encoded by the exons ATGTCTGGCGAGAGCGAGGAGATTACCCGCCTCCGCAAGCCCCGCTTCTCCTACGAGGAGAACCAGATCCTGATCCAGGAGGTCCGTGCCAACTACGCCAAGCTGTACGGCACCCAGAGCCGGCGGGTGACGGTGGCCGAGCGGCGGAGGGTGTGGGAGGGCATCGCCGCCAAGATCAACAGCATCACCAGCTGGAAGCGGACCGGGCAGGAGGTGCAGAAGCGCTGGAATGACTTCAAGCGCCGCACCAAAGAGAAGCTGGCGAGGGTGCCCCATTCCACGCAGGGGGCCGGCAGCGCCTGCGACGAGACCTTCTCGGCCGAGGAAGAGACCATCTTCGCCATCCTGGGGCCTGGCGTGGTAATGGGGGCGGGCGGGGTGGAACCCGGAGCCTTGCAGAACACGACGGGGTTCGCCACCCCCAGTTACCGGCTGGCGGCTGAGCATGGCGCAG ATATGCCAGCCAGGGGCAACCTTTCCTGCAGCCCAGAGACTTCGGCGCGGACTTCCTGCTGCACCCTGAACGGGGGTCTACTGAGGCCCAAGGAACGCGACTCGCCGGCGCCCCCTTCAGCCCAGCCCGCCTCACTGCAGATCATCCAAATGGCGCCTTCTCCGGCCAGCTTAGGCTGCAGGCCGCACCCGGAGCACTCCCCCGCGGAGCCGCTGGGCAGCACCCCGTGCCCCTCTGCCTCGCCACCCCTGCGGCGCCGGCGCACCCGCCTCGACCTGCCCGCCGAGCCCCCTCTGGACTTCTTGCAGGCCCAGCGGGAGACGGCCGAGGCCGTCCGCGAGCTGACCTACACGCTGCGGCAAGGCCTGGAGCGGCTGACCGACGTGGTGGCGGCTTTGCTGCCCCTCCTTCCTGCCCAGGCGAACGGCCTGCTTCCCCCGCAGGGGGAGAGCCCGAGCCCCGCGCCGCCGGCCCCTTCCTCGGAGACCCCGCCACCCAGGGGCACCTTCGCCACCAAGGAGGAGCCGTCCCCGGAGAGGAAAGAGGACGAAGGGGGTCCTGTGCCCGAGGAAGGCCAGCCTGCGGCCAAAAGCGGGCCGTCCCCTGCGCCCCAGAAGCGGAGGAAAGGGATCCCCACGCGGAAACGCAGGGGGCGCTGGAAGAACTTGTGA